One Octopus sinensis linkage group LG11, ASM634580v1, whole genome shotgun sequence genomic window carries:
- the LOC115217683 gene encoding general transcription factor II-I repeat domain-containing protein 2-like: MSCSKLSKKRKIEEECRVFNENWTEKYFFTDVGVKAACLICSETVAVFKEYNLKRHFQTKHANFGHNLSKQELQKKANDLTKRLKQQQNVFDKTSSLQRNATKASFILANKIAKQNKSFAEAEFIKDCMVDAVSVVCPEVKSKVEAISLSRRTIVRRIDAIAVNIHEQLLTASARFQWFSIALDESTDIQDTAQLLIYIRGIDENFEITEELLSMESLKDTTTGKDLFNSVINSSIRSGLTLNKLASITTDGAPSLTGKRSGLVKLLNDKIKEDFPLHSVLSFHCIIHQESLCKSYLKLKHVIEPVVRAVNLIRSRGLKHRQFRSFLEDVEADFTDVLYYTNVHWLSIGKVLKRVWDLKAEILMFLKMQNISCDFLNEMESDEWVCDFAFAMDIMQKLNELNTKLQGKGIFAHELYLEVKAFRWKLGLFAKQLNEQKFIHFPLLKTQSVTQESSDKYSSHLMALQKEFIRRFADFKAVEGLFDLLNSPLACDIETTTEELQIKLIHLQADNSLKMMFESKPLVEFYASLHSKKFQNLKTFARKMFVLFASTYICEQTFSIMKINKGKNRSLLTDSNLQLVLRISTSNLTPNFDKLVNDSSQLHHSH; encoded by the coding sequence ATGAGTTGTTCGAAGCTATCTAAAAAGCGAAAAATTGAAGAGGAATGTcgtgtttttaatgaaaattggaCTGAAAAGTATTTCTTTACTGACGTTGGAGTGAAAGCTGCATGTTTGATTTGTTCTGAAACAGTTGCTGTGTTCAAGGAATATAATTTGAAACGCCACTTTCAAACGAAGCATGCCAATTTTGGACACAATTTATCAAAACAAGAACTgcaaaagaaagcaaatgatcTGACAAAACGTTTGAAGCAACAGCAAAATGTGTTTGATAAAACTTCCTCTTTACAAAGGAACGCGACAAAGGCAAGTTTTATATTGGCCAACAAAATTGCAAAGCAAAACAAGTCATTCGCAGAAGCAGAATTTATTAAAGATTGTATGGTTGATGCTGTCAGCGTTGTGTGTCCTGAAGTTAAGTCAAAAGTAGAAGCCATTTCCCTGTCACGAAGAACTATTGTTCGTCGCATTGATGCAATTGCCGTGAATATTCATGAACAGCTGTTAACAGCCAGTGCTCGATTTCAGTGGTTTTCTATTGCTTTAGATGAGAGTACTGATATTCAGGATACTGCTCAGTTACTCATTTACATCAGAGGAATTGACGAAAACTTTGAAATTACAGAGGAATTGTTATCTATGGAGTCTCTCAAAGACACTACTACTGGAAAAGATTTGTTCAACAGTGTCATTAACAGTTCAATCAGGTCTGGATTAACCCTAAATAAACTGGCCAGCATTACAACCGATGGAGCTCCTTCACTCACCGGTAAACGTTCCGGCCTTGTGAAGTTGTTGAATGACAAAATCAAAGAAGATTTTCCACTACACAGTGTGTTGTCTTTTCACTGCATCATACATCAAGAAAGCCTTTGTAAATCATATTTAAAACTCAAACATGTGATCGAACCTGTGGTGCGTGCAGTGAATTTAATAAGATCACGGGGATTGAAACACAGGCAATTCCGAAGTTTCTTGGAGGATGTGGAGGCTGATTTTACTGATGTGCTGTACTACACAAATGTCCACTGGTTAAGCATTGGAAAAGTTCTTAAGAGAGTATGGGACCTCAAAGCAGAGATTCTTATGTTTCTCAAAATGCAAAACATCTCCTGTGACTTTTTAAACGAAATGGAGAGTGACGAATGGGTTTGTGATTTTGCATTTGCTATGGACATAATGCAGAAGCTGAATGAACTTAACACAAAACTGCAAGGCAAAGGTATATTTGCTCATGAATTGTACCTGGAAGTGAAAGCTTTTCGATGGAAGCTTGGACTTTTTGCCAAGCAGCTGAATGAGCAAAAATTTATTCACTTCCCTCTGCTGAAAACACAGTCTGTTACACAAGAATCATCGGACAAGTACAGTTCCCATTTGATGGCTTTACAAAAGGAATTTATTAGAAGATTTGCTGATTTCAAGGCAGTTGAAGGCCTGTTCGATTTGCTTAACTCACCTCTTGCCTGTGACATTGAAACAACTACCGAGGAACTGCAGATAAAACTGATTCATTTGCAAGCCGAcaattctttaaagatgatgtttgAAAGTAAACCACTGGTCGAGTTTTATGCTTCTCTACATTCAAAAAAGTTTCAAAATCTAAAAACATTTGCAAGAaagatgtttgtgttgtttgcATCAACTTACATATGTGAGCAGACTTTCTCCATCATGAAAATTAACAAGGGGAAGAATCGATCACTTCTCACAGACTCAAATCTTCAGTTAGTGTTAAGAATCAGCACAAGCAACTTGACACCTAATTTTGACAAACTGGTAAATGACAGTAGTCAGCTGCATCATTCTCATTGA